A section of the Ornithinimicrobium sufpigmenti genome encodes:
- a CDS encoding leucyl aminopeptidase, which produces MSLPTTVTFTDAEAAGVDADALVLAARKKGGQVAIVDGHGLGEGARSAVEKALAAVGAEAGAEEVTKLAGVDGVAAGLVLVVGLPGSGPAPRTEQLRRAAGVAARALAGREKAVFALGQADRAEAMAVGEGVALGAYTFADHHGVGKADSAKPGLVQAVVAGLAQDEQADAELAAVTQAVALARDLVNTPPNVLYPETFADLVVEQAAGTAVEVEVWDPERLEEERCGGILGVGQGSGRGPRMVTLRYTPEGASRHLALVGKGITFDSGGLCIKPGTAMVTMKMDMGGAAACAAATLAIAELGLPVQVTAYLCLAENMTGDLAQRPGDVVTMRDGRTVEIINTDAEGRLVMADGLALASEQQPDAIVDVATLTGACIIALGERTIGVMGNDDELRDSLVRLGTQSGDTAWPLPMLEEVRPTLDTPVADLKHTGERSGGAIVAATFLEEFVGKRGEGEDAQQIPWAHLDIAGPAFNEKAPWGYRPKGGTGAGVRSLIALAQSYTG; this is translated from the coding sequence ATGAGTCTGCCCACCACCGTGACTTTCACCGACGCCGAGGCCGCCGGCGTCGACGCCGACGCCCTGGTGCTCGCGGCCCGCAAGAAGGGGGGCCAGGTGGCCATCGTCGACGGACACGGTCTCGGTGAGGGCGCCAGGTCGGCGGTGGAGAAGGCGCTGGCCGCCGTCGGCGCCGAGGCCGGCGCGGAGGAGGTCACCAAGCTCGCCGGTGTCGACGGTGTCGCCGCCGGCCTGGTGCTCGTCGTGGGGCTGCCCGGCTCGGGTCCGGCTCCGCGCACGGAGCAGCTGCGGCGCGCCGCCGGGGTGGCCGCACGGGCGCTGGCCGGTCGGGAGAAGGCCGTCTTCGCCCTGGGCCAGGCCGACCGCGCTGAGGCCATGGCCGTGGGCGAGGGCGTGGCCCTCGGTGCCTACACCTTCGCCGACCACCACGGTGTCGGCAAGGCCGACTCCGCCAAGCCCGGCCTGGTCCAGGCCGTGGTGGCCGGGCTGGCGCAGGACGAGCAGGCCGACGCCGAGCTCGCCGCCGTCACCCAGGCCGTCGCCCTCGCCCGTGACCTGGTCAACACCCCGCCCAACGTCCTCTACCCGGAGACGTTCGCGGACCTGGTGGTCGAGCAGGCCGCCGGCACCGCGGTCGAGGTGGAGGTCTGGGACCCCGAGCGTCTGGAGGAGGAGCGCTGCGGTGGCATCCTCGGCGTCGGGCAGGGCTCGGGTCGGGGCCCCCGCATGGTGACCCTGCGCTACACCCCTGAGGGCGCCAGCCGCCACCTCGCGCTGGTCGGCAAGGGCATCACCTTCGACTCCGGCGGCCTGTGCATCAAGCCGGGCACCGCGATGGTCACCATGAAGATGGACATGGGTGGGGCGGCCGCCTGTGCGGCCGCGACGCTCGCGATCGCCGAGCTGGGCCTGCCCGTCCAGGTCACCGCCTACCTGTGCCTGGCCGAGAACATGACCGGCGACCTGGCCCAGCGTCCCGGCGACGTGGTCACCATGCGCGACGGCCGGACCGTGGAGATCATCAACACCGACGCCGAGGGCCGCCTGGTCATGGCGGACGGCCTGGCCCTGGCGAGCGAGCAGCAGCCGGACGCGATCGTCGACGTCGCCACCCTGACCGGCGCCTGCATCATCGCCCTGGGCGAGCGGACCATCGGTGTCATGGGCAACGACGACGAGCTGCGCGACTCGCTGGTCCGGCTCGGCACCCAGAGCGGTGACACCGCCTGGCCGCTGCCGATGCTCGAGGAGGTCCGGCCCACCCTGGACACCCCGGTGGCCGACCTCAAGCACACCGGCGAGCGGTCGGGCGGCGCGATCGTCGCCGCCACCTTCCTGGAGGAGTTCGTCGGCAAGCGGGGCGAGGGGGAGGACGCCCAGCAGATCCCGTGGGCCCACCTGGACATCGCCGGCCCTGCCTTCAACGAGAAGGCCCCGTGGGGCTACCGCCCCAAGGGCGGCACCGGCGCCGGCGTCCGCTCCCTGATCGCCCTGGCCCAGTCCTACACCGGCTGA
- the lpdA gene encoding dihydrolipoyl dehydrogenase — MARMPTTHYDIVILGGGSGGYACALRAAQLGKKVALVEKDKLGGTCLHRGCIPTKALLHSAEVADSARDSARFGVQTTLEGIDLAAVHKYKDGVVGRLHKGLQGLVKAAENITYVEGEGRLAGATTVVVGEEELVGEHVVLATGSYARTLGIEIGGAVMTSDEALSLEQVPERAIILGGGVIGVEFASVLRSFGSQVTIVEAMDRLVPSEDPGASKALERAFRKRKITARTGARMESVSQRDGVVTLALEGGETLEADLLLVAVGRGPRTEGLGYEEAGVILDRGFVQVDERLQTGAGNVRAVGDIVAGVQLAHRGFAHGIFVAEDIAGLEPEPVRDHLIPKVTYSDPEIASVGLSEEQAREQYGDGVATYEYNLGGNGKSQILGTAGFVKLVRSADDGPVVGVHMVGARMGEQVGEAQLIVGWEALPDEVASFIHAHPTQNEALGEAHLALAGKPLHAHA; from the coding sequence ATGGCCCGCATGCCGACGACGCACTACGACATCGTGATCCTCGGGGGCGGCAGCGGCGGGTACGCCTGCGCGCTGAGGGCGGCCCAGCTGGGCAAGAAGGTCGCCCTGGTGGAGAAGGACAAGCTCGGCGGCACCTGCCTGCACCGCGGCTGCATCCCGACCAAGGCCCTGCTGCACAGCGCCGAGGTCGCGGACTCGGCACGGGACTCCGCGCGGTTCGGCGTGCAGACCACCCTGGAGGGCATCGACCTCGCCGCCGTGCACAAGTACAAGGACGGTGTCGTCGGGCGGCTGCACAAAGGGCTGCAGGGCCTGGTCAAGGCGGCCGAGAACATCACCTACGTCGAGGGCGAGGGCCGGCTGGCCGGGGCCACGACGGTCGTCGTCGGTGAGGAGGAGCTCGTCGGTGAGCACGTTGTGCTCGCGACCGGCTCCTACGCCCGCACCCTCGGGATCGAGATCGGCGGCGCGGTGATGACCAGCGACGAGGCGCTGAGCCTGGAGCAGGTCCCGGAGCGGGCGATCATCCTGGGCGGCGGCGTGATCGGCGTGGAGTTCGCCTCGGTCCTGCGCAGCTTCGGCTCCCAAGTCACCATCGTCGAGGCCATGGACCGCCTGGTGCCGTCGGAGGACCCGGGGGCGAGCAAGGCCCTCGAGCGGGCCTTCCGCAAGCGCAAGATCACCGCCCGGACGGGCGCCCGGATGGAGTCGGTCAGCCAGCGGGACGGCGTGGTCACCCTCGCCCTCGAGGGCGGCGAGACCCTGGAGGCCGACCTGCTCCTGGTCGCCGTGGGGCGCGGGCCGCGCACCGAGGGGCTGGGGTATGAGGAGGCGGGCGTGATCCTCGACCGCGGCTTCGTGCAGGTGGACGAGCGGCTGCAGACCGGGGCGGGCAACGTCCGCGCCGTCGGGGACATCGTGGCCGGTGTCCAGCTCGCGCACCGTGGCTTCGCGCACGGCATCTTCGTGGCCGAGGACATCGCCGGGCTGGAGCCCGAGCCGGTGCGCGACCACCTCATCCCCAAGGTGACCTACTCCGACCCCGAGATCGCCTCGGTGGGTCTGTCGGAGGAGCAGGCGCGTGAGCAGTACGGCGACGGCGTGGCGACGTACGAGTACAACCTCGGTGGCAACGGCAAGTCCCAGATCCTGGGGACGGCCGGCTTCGTCAAGCTCGTCCGCTCCGCCGACGACGGTCCCGTGGTCGGTGTGCACATGGTCGGCGCGCGGATGGGCGAGCAGGTGGGCGAGGCCCAGCTCATCGTCGGCTGGGAGGCGCTGCCGGACGAGGTCGCCTCCTTCATCCACGCACACCCCACCCAGAACGAGGCCCTGGGCGAGGCCCACCTGGCGCTGGCCGGCAAACCGCTGCACGCGCACGCCTGA
- a CDS encoding DUF5302 domain-containing protein: MNDTPATDDVKAKFREALAKKQAHAGTDVSDHSEHGKVAGSRRAKTSGSQQMFRRKSG; encoded by the coding sequence ATGAACGACACTCCGGCCACGGACGACGTCAAGGCCAAGTTCCGCGAGGCGCTCGCCAAGAAGCAGGCCCACGCGGGCACGGATGTCTCGGACCACTCCGAGCACGGCAAGGTGGCGGGAAGCCGCCGCGCCAAGACCTCGGGGAGCCAGCAGATGTTCCGTCGCAAGAGCGGCTGA